The following are from one region of the Microbacterium sp. BK668 genome:
- a CDS encoding NADP-dependent oxidoreductase: MAHAITYTEFGGPEVLTLTHIPDPVPGEGEIAVRVEAAGVNPIDAKFRSGKRPSGEITEPRRVGGDLGGVVTAVGAGVDGFREGDAVAVFGVQGGYATDIAVPADRAHVRPPQVSAAEAAALGIPIGTAYQTLRSLGVGPGDTLLVHGGSGSVGQAAIQFAVLWGATVLATSSERRFDRVRELGATPVAYGDGLVDRVRGLAPDGVTVIIDAAGTDDALSASLELLADRRRIATLVRGRDAAGLGIRAFSGGSPEPLTAQQLAWRFEAIPVALALLAAGAFSVELGPSFALADAAQAHAAVEDGVDGKIVLVP, encoded by the coding sequence ATGGCTCACGCGATCACCTACACCGAGTTCGGCGGACCCGAGGTCCTCACCCTGACGCACATCCCCGATCCCGTCCCCGGCGAGGGTGAGATCGCCGTCCGGGTCGAGGCGGCGGGGGTCAATCCGATCGACGCGAAGTTCCGGTCGGGCAAGCGTCCCAGCGGCGAGATCACGGAGCCCCGGCGCGTCGGCGGCGACCTCGGCGGCGTCGTGACGGCGGTCGGAGCCGGGGTCGACGGCTTCCGAGAAGGCGACGCCGTTGCCGTCTTCGGGGTGCAGGGCGGCTACGCGACCGACATCGCCGTGCCGGCCGACCGCGCCCATGTGCGTCCTCCCCAGGTCTCGGCCGCCGAGGCGGCGGCGCTGGGCATCCCAATCGGGACGGCGTACCAGACCCTCCGCTCGCTCGGCGTCGGCCCGGGCGACACGCTGCTCGTGCACGGCGGGTCCGGATCGGTCGGACAGGCCGCGATCCAGTTCGCCGTGCTGTGGGGCGCGACGGTTCTCGCGACGTCGTCGGAGCGGCGCTTCGATCGTGTGCGGGAACTCGGTGCGACGCCGGTCGCGTACGGCGACGGTCTGGTCGACCGGGTGCGCGGGCTCGCGCCCGACGGCGTCACGGTGATCATCGACGCCGCCGGCACCGACGACGCCCTCTCCGCCTCCCTCGAGCTCCTCGCCGACCGGCGCCGCATCGCAACCCTCGTGCGCGGACGGGATGCCGCGGGCCTGGGCATCCGCGCCTTCTCGGGCGGCAGCCCGGAGCCGCTCACCGCGCAGCAGCTCGCGTGGCGCTTCGAGGCGATCCCCGTCGCCCTCGCGCTCCTCGCCGCCGGCGCCTTCTCCGTCGAGCTCGGACCGTCGTTCGCGCTCGCCGACGCCGCGCAGGCGCACGCCGCCGTCGAGGACGGCGTGGACGGCAAGATCGTCCTCGTCCCGTAG
- the hrpA gene encoding ATP-dependent RNA helicase HrpA: MSAPEPVISYPPELPVSAAREEIARAIRGSQVVIVAGATGSGKTTQLPKICLELGRTKIAHTQPRRIAARSIAERIAEELQVPLGTTVGYKVRFTGKVSADTSIALLTDGILLNEIHRDRLLRRYDTIIVDEAHERSLNVDFLLGYLKRILPQRPDLKVVITSATIDPESFARHFGRPTGGAADAVEPAPIVEVSGRTYPVEIRYRPTAAGTGEDAGTDGGSDDVDGITAALRELDREAAGDVLVFLPGEAEIRDATDAVRGMYAKDAAPTEVLPLYGRLSSAEQHRVFERSAVAGVRRRVILSTNVAETSLTVPGIRYVVDTGTARISRYSNRSKIQRLPIEAISQASAQQRSGRAGRTAPGIAIRLYSEEDFERRAEYTEPEILRTSLASVILQMLSLGFGDISSFPFLTPPDSRGVKAAFDLLVELGAVRPATGSETGRGDGPKLTDLGREIARLPIDPRFARMLLEARRTGVLRDVMAIVAGMSIQDVRERPEERREEADRLHARFTDPTSDFLTLLNLWNHLQEQQAGLGSSAFRRLCRAEHLNYVRVREWFDVQRQLSSLLGRSKTVSEGEADPDAIHRAVLSGLLSHLGILDERRRAPDGRGGGKAPARGRAPAAEYLGARGARFAIFPGSGLRKKSPGAVMAAELVETSRLFARTVAAIDPAWAEPLAGDLAKRSLSEPHWSKAAGAASAYEKVTLFGVEIVPKRRVQLARFDRPFARELFLRHALTEGEWDAAALDKRLTAFERRNLELRRRLERIEERERRRDILAGDEAVYAFYDARIPRDVFDVRSFEAWWRDATHRTPRLLDMTEADLAGEVQRSDERDFPARWRQGDQVLSLAYRFEPGAPDDGVTAVVPLALLAQLRPDGFDWQVPGMRDELIAGLLRALPKAIRRHVVPAADWAARFAEELDGQGPESHDGLPPTTLREALAARIQRIANQPVTVADFDLERVPGHLLVSFRAVDERGRTVGSDRDLPALQDRLAGRARTAVSRSLTSSSGTSRTPRSSSAPPLASLAREPRSETKRPAPASGAAAQSAFAEQAGLTDWTFGDLPEVVDTRVAGGVVRGYPAIVDEGTTVALRIEATPEAAERANRAGVRRLVLLAVASPSTYVLDHLTSAEKLALAASPYPSAKALIEDARVAVADAVIARTAPTGVVRTRAEFDRVRDAFSAAVVDELFRTVSLVARVLTAAREVERAMREQNSLTLLAALNDVRGQLAGLVYPGFVLRTGTARLAHLPRYLRGALDRVRTLPDNPGRDRQRLTELERASAIYAEAGGSIPPLPDAPSAVIHARWLLEEYRVSLFAQSLGTAEPVSLQRIQKALREA, from the coding sequence GTGTCCGCGCCAGAGCCCGTCATCTCGTACCCGCCGGAGCTGCCCGTCAGCGCCGCGCGGGAGGAGATCGCGCGCGCCATCCGCGGCTCGCAGGTCGTCATCGTCGCCGGTGCGACCGGCTCGGGCAAGACGACGCAGCTCCCCAAGATCTGCCTCGAACTCGGCCGCACCAAGATCGCGCACACGCAGCCGCGCCGCATCGCGGCTCGGTCGATCGCCGAGCGCATCGCCGAGGAGCTCCAGGTCCCGCTCGGCACGACGGTCGGGTACAAGGTGCGCTTCACCGGCAAGGTGTCGGCCGACACGAGCATCGCGCTCCTGACCGACGGGATCCTGCTCAACGAGATCCATCGCGACCGCCTCCTGCGCCGCTACGACACGATCATCGTCGACGAGGCGCACGAACGCTCGCTCAACGTCGACTTCCTCCTCGGCTACCTCAAGAGGATCCTGCCCCAGCGTCCCGACCTCAAGGTCGTCATCACCTCGGCGACGATCGACCCCGAGAGCTTCGCGAGGCATTTCGGCCGGCCGACGGGCGGCGCCGCGGATGCTGTCGAACCGGCGCCGATCGTCGAGGTGTCCGGCCGCACCTACCCCGTCGAGATCCGCTACCGTCCGACGGCCGCGGGGACGGGTGAGGATGCGGGAACCGACGGCGGGTCCGACGACGTCGACGGCATCACGGCCGCGCTGCGCGAGCTCGACCGCGAGGCGGCGGGCGACGTCCTCGTCTTCCTCCCCGGCGAAGCGGAGATCCGCGACGCGACGGATGCCGTGCGCGGAATGTACGCGAAGGATGCCGCGCCGACGGAGGTGCTGCCCCTCTACGGCAGGCTCAGCTCCGCCGAGCAGCACCGCGTCTTCGAGCGATCCGCGGTCGCGGGCGTGCGCCGCCGCGTCATCCTGTCGACGAACGTCGCCGAGACGAGCCTCACGGTGCCCGGCATACGGTACGTCGTCGACACCGGCACGGCGCGCATCTCGCGGTACAGCAACCGCAGCAAGATCCAGCGCCTCCCGATCGAGGCGATCTCGCAGGCCTCGGCGCAGCAGCGCTCCGGCCGAGCGGGGCGCACGGCCCCGGGTATCGCGATCCGCCTCTACTCGGAGGAGGACTTCGAACGCCGCGCCGAGTACACCGAGCCCGAGATCCTCCGCACGAGTCTCGCCTCGGTCATCCTGCAGATGCTGTCGCTCGGCTTCGGCGATATCTCGTCGTTCCCGTTCCTCACTCCCCCGGACTCGCGCGGCGTCAAGGCGGCGTTCGATCTGCTGGTGGAGCTCGGCGCGGTCCGCCCCGCGACGGGCTCGGAGACCGGAAGAGGCGACGGGCCGAAGCTGACCGACCTCGGACGGGAGATCGCGCGGCTGCCCATCGACCCGCGCTTCGCGCGCATGCTGCTCGAGGCGCGCAGGACCGGCGTGCTCCGCGACGTGATGGCGATCGTCGCGGGGATGTCGATCCAGGACGTGCGCGAGCGGCCCGAGGAGCGCCGGGAGGAGGCGGACCGTCTGCACGCGCGCTTCACCGACCCGACGAGCGACTTCCTGACCCTCCTCAACCTGTGGAATCACCTGCAGGAGCAGCAGGCGGGCCTCGGATCGAGTGCCTTCCGGCGCCTCTGCCGCGCCGAGCACCTCAACTACGTGCGCGTCCGGGAGTGGTTCGACGTGCAGCGGCAGCTGTCGTCGCTGCTCGGTCGCTCGAAGACCGTATCCGAGGGCGAGGCCGACCCCGACGCCATCCACCGAGCGGTCCTCTCCGGCCTGCTCTCGCATCTCGGCATCCTCGACGAGCGCCGCCGCGCCCCCGACGGCCGCGGCGGCGGGAAAGCCCCCGCCAGGGGCCGGGCGCCGGCCGCCGAGTACCTCGGCGCGCGCGGCGCGAGATTCGCGATCTTCCCCGGCTCGGGGCTGCGCAAGAAGTCGCCGGGCGCGGTCATGGCCGCCGAGCTGGTCGAGACCTCCCGCCTGTTCGCGCGCACGGTGGCCGCGATAGATCCCGCGTGGGCCGAGCCGCTGGCAGGCGACCTCGCCAAGCGCTCGCTGAGCGAGCCGCACTGGTCCAAGGCGGCGGGCGCGGCATCCGCCTACGAGAAGGTCACGCTCTTCGGGGTCGAGATCGTCCCGAAGCGGCGGGTGCAGCTCGCGCGGTTCGATCGCCCGTTCGCGCGCGAGCTGTTCCTCCGGCACGCCCTGACCGAGGGCGAATGGGATGCCGCAGCCCTCGACAAGCGCCTCACGGCGTTCGAGCGGCGCAACCTCGAGCTGCGCCGGCGCCTCGAGAGGATCGAGGAGCGCGAGCGCCGACGGGACATCCTCGCCGGCGACGAGGCGGTCTACGCGTTCTACGACGCGCGGATCCCCCGGGACGTCTTCGACGTGCGGTCGTTCGAGGCGTGGTGGCGGGACGCCACGCACCGCACCCCGAGGCTCCTGGACATGACGGAGGCCGACCTCGCCGGTGAAGTGCAGCGCAGCGACGAGCGCGACTTCCCCGCCCGGTGGCGGCAGGGCGACCAGGTGCTCTCGCTCGCCTACAGGTTCGAGCCGGGCGCGCCCGACGACGGCGTGACGGCGGTCGTGCCGCTCGCGCTGCTGGCGCAGCTGCGGCCCGACGGCTTCGACTGGCAGGTGCCGGGCATGCGCGACGAGCTCATCGCCGGACTTCTCCGCGCGCTTCCCAAGGCGATCCGGCGTCACGTCGTCCCGGCCGCCGACTGGGCGGCGAGGTTCGCCGAGGAGCTCGACGGCCAGGGCCCCGAATCCCACGACGGGCTTCCCCCGACGACGCTCCGCGAGGCCCTCGCGGCACGGATCCAGCGCATCGCCAACCAGCCGGTGACGGTCGCTGACTTCGACCTCGAGCGCGTGCCGGGGCACCTGCTCGTCTCGTTCCGCGCGGTCGACGAGCGGGGGCGGACTGTCGGGTCGGACCGGGATCTCCCCGCTCTCCAGGACCGCCTCGCGGGCCGCGCGCGCACCGCGGTGAGCCGGTCGCTGACGTCGTCTTCCGGCACCTCCCGCACCCCGCGGTCGTCGAGCGCCCCTCCTCTCGCTTCGCTCGCTCGGGAACCGCGAAGCGAGACGAAACGCCCCGCGCCCGCGAGCGGTGCCGCCGCACAGTCCGCGTTCGCCGAGCAGGCGGGCCTCACCGACTGGACCTTCGGCGACCTGCCCGAGGTCGTCGACACGCGCGTCGCGGGAGGTGTCGTGCGCGGGTATCCGGCGATCGTCGACGAGGGCACGACGGTCGCCCTCCGCATCGAGGCGACGCCGGAGGCCGCCGAGCGCGCGAACCGTGCGGGCGTGCGCCGGCTGGTGCTGCTCGCCGTCGCCTCGCCGTCGACGTACGTGCTCGACCACCTCACGTCGGCGGAGAAGCTCGCGCTCGCGGCATCCCCGTATCCGTCGGCGAAGGCGCTCATCGAGGATGCGCGCGTCGCTGTGGCGGACGCCGTCATCGCCCGCACGGCACCCACCGGGGTCGTGCGCACGCGGGCCGAGTTCGACCGAGTGCGCGACGCCTTCTCAGCCGCCGTCGTCGACGAGCTCTTCCGCACCGTGTCGCTCGTCGCCCGCGTCCTGACAGCGGCGAGAGAGGTCGAGCGGGCGATGCGCGAGCAGAACTCGCTGACGCTCCTCGCCGCGCTGAACGACGTCAGGGGCCAGCTCGCCGGACTCGTGTACCCCGGTTTCGTCCTCCGCACCGGCACGGCCCGGCTCGCACACCTTCCGCGGTACCTCCGCGGCGCACTCGATCGCGTGCGGACGCTCCCCGACAACCCCGGTCGAGACCGGCAGCGTCTCACCGAGCTCGAGCGAGCGTCGGCGATCTACGCCGAGGCCGGCGGCAGCATCCCTCCCCTGCCCGACGCTCCTTCGGCGGTGATCCACGCGCGCTGGCTGCTCGAGGAGTACCGGGTGAGCCTGTTCGCCCAGTCGCTCGGCACCGCCGAGCCCGTGTCGCTGCAGCGCATCCAGAAGGCCCTGCGCGAAGCCTGA
- a CDS encoding aldo/keto reductase, giving the protein MTIPSVKLNDGHQIPQLGYGVFKVPPADTERAVSEALEVGYRHIDTAAIYGNEEGVGAAIAASGIPRDDLYITTKLWNDRHDGEEPHAAIRESLEKLGLPQVDLYLVHWPTPAADNYLHAWEKMIEIRDAGLTRSIGVSNHLVPHLEKIVQATGVVPAVDQIELHPAYQQRDVTDWAAAHDVKIEAWGPLGQGKYDLFGAAAVADAASAHGKTPAQVVLRWHIQHGFIVFPKSVRRERLEENLDVFDFELTAAEVAAIDEMDTGDGSGRVSAHPDEVD; this is encoded by the coding sequence ATGACGATCCCCTCCGTGAAGCTCAACGACGGTCACCAGATCCCCCAGCTCGGCTACGGCGTCTTCAAGGTTCCGCCGGCCGACACCGAACGCGCGGTGAGCGAGGCCCTCGAGGTCGGCTACCGCCACATCGACACCGCTGCCATCTACGGCAACGAGGAGGGCGTCGGCGCCGCCATCGCGGCGAGCGGCATCCCGCGCGACGACCTGTACATCACCACGAAGCTGTGGAACGACCGCCACGACGGCGAGGAGCCGCATGCGGCGATCCGGGAGAGCCTCGAGAAGCTCGGCCTCCCGCAGGTCGACCTCTACCTCGTGCACTGGCCCACGCCCGCCGCGGACAACTACCTGCACGCGTGGGAGAAGATGATCGAGATCCGGGATGCCGGGCTCACGCGCTCGATCGGCGTCTCGAACCACCTCGTGCCCCACCTCGAGAAGATCGTCCAGGCCACCGGCGTCGTCCCGGCCGTGGATCAGATCGAGCTGCACCCCGCCTACCAGCAGCGCGACGTGACCGACTGGGCTGCCGCGCACGACGTGAAGATCGAGGCGTGGGGCCCGCTCGGACAGGGCAAGTACGACCTCTTCGGGGCTGCGGCGGTCGCCGATGCCGCGTCGGCTCACGGGAAGACGCCCGCGCAGGTCGTGCTGCGCTGGCACATCCAGCACGGCTTCATCGTCTTCCCCAAGTCGGTCCGCCGGGAGCGCCTGGAAGAGAACCTCGACGTCTTCGATTTCGAGCTGACCGCCGCGGAGGTCGCCGCCATCGACGAGATGGACACCGGCGACGGCTCTGGACGCGTCAGCGCTCACCCCGACGAGGTCGACTGA
- a CDS encoding DUF255 domain-containing protein, which produces MNERLAASASPYLRLHADNPVAWYAWGEEAFAQARRRDVPVFVSIGYSTCHWCHVMARESFEDAAVAERLNERFVAIKVDREEHPEVDAAYMAAAGAFTRNLGWPLSVFTTPDGGPFYAGTYFPPEPRAGIPSFLQVLDAVHEAWTDRREAAEGTAVAIAEALADVRGAAEPEIPLPDAEALVTAARALAAREDPEYGGFWGGDPVGPKFPVATALRFLQTRLVRERAADASVVASRALAAMAASELRDPVEGGFFRYATRRDWSVPHYERMLTDNAQLLDVAVDAGDLETAGGIAAFLREVLQQPAGGFGAAQDSESWIDGERSEGGYYLRDAEARAGLQPPAVDGKVVTGWNGLAIGALARAGARLSEPEWIEAARWAADAVLTANVTAEGRLVRASLDEIASRAPATVADHGQLADGLVALAVATGEPAYAVRARALVEACIGEDGSVRAPAGVDPVLAARGVVAPDAASDGDEPSGVAAIAGAAAALWLLGGGEADRALAERLVAAHAGAAVAQPLAHSALLRVAAVLASPPRQVVVIGEPSDPLAEAARRLEADVTAVVTPEQASAFAAAGFGLFADKTQREGRPTAYDCRDFSCRLPVTDSADLVP; this is translated from the coding sequence GTGAACGAGCGTCTGGCCGCGTCCGCGAGCCCCTACCTGCGCCTGCACGCCGACAACCCCGTCGCCTGGTACGCGTGGGGTGAGGAGGCCTTCGCGCAGGCGCGCCGGCGCGACGTGCCGGTCTTCGTCTCGATCGGATACTCGACCTGCCACTGGTGCCATGTCATGGCCCGGGAGTCCTTCGAGGATGCCGCGGTGGCCGAGCGGCTGAACGAGCGCTTCGTCGCGATCAAGGTCGACCGGGAGGAGCATCCCGAGGTCGACGCCGCGTACATGGCTGCCGCGGGCGCCTTCACCCGGAACCTCGGGTGGCCGCTCAGCGTCTTCACGACCCCCGACGGCGGGCCGTTCTACGCGGGCACCTACTTCCCGCCCGAGCCGCGTGCGGGCATCCCGTCGTTCCTGCAGGTGCTCGATGCGGTTCACGAGGCATGGACCGACCGCCGCGAGGCGGCCGAGGGCACGGCCGTTGCGATCGCCGAGGCGCTGGCGGACGTGCGTGGTGCGGCGGAACCGGAGATCCCTCTTCCCGATGCGGAGGCGCTCGTCACGGCGGCGCGGGCGCTGGCCGCGCGCGAGGACCCGGAGTACGGCGGCTTCTGGGGCGGCGATCCGGTCGGGCCGAAGTTCCCCGTCGCGACGGCGCTGCGGTTCCTGCAGACGCGGCTCGTCCGCGAGCGGGCTGCCGATGCGTCCGTCGTCGCCTCCCGAGCGCTCGCCGCGATGGCCGCGTCCGAGCTGCGTGACCCCGTCGAGGGCGGGTTCTTCCGCTACGCCACGCGCCGGGACTGGTCGGTGCCGCACTACGAGCGCATGCTGACCGACAATGCGCAGCTCCTGGATGTCGCGGTCGATGCGGGCGACCTCGAGACGGCGGGCGGGATCGCCGCCTTCCTCCGTGAGGTCCTCCAGCAGCCCGCCGGCGGTTTCGGCGCGGCGCAGGACTCCGAGTCGTGGATCGACGGCGAGCGCAGCGAGGGCGGGTACTACCTGAGGGATGCCGAGGCCCGCGCCGGTCTGCAGCCGCCGGCGGTCGACGGCAAGGTCGTGACGGGCTGGAACGGCCTCGCGATCGGGGCGCTGGCGCGTGCCGGTGCGCGCCTGTCGGAGCCGGAGTGGATCGAGGCGGCCCGCTGGGCGGCCGACGCCGTCCTCACCGCGAACGTCACCGCGGAGGGCCGGCTCGTCCGGGCGTCCCTCGACGAGATCGCGTCGCGGGCTCCCGCGACGGTCGCCGATCACGGGCAGCTCGCGGACGGGCTCGTCGCGCTCGCGGTGGCGACGGGCGAGCCGGCGTATGCCGTGCGCGCTCGCGCGCTCGTGGAGGCGTGCATCGGCGAGGACGGATCGGTGCGGGCGCCGGCGGGGGTCGACCCCGTGCTCGCGGCGCGGGGCGTCGTCGCTCCGGATGCCGCGTCCGACGGCGACGAACCCTCGGGGGTCGCCGCCATCGCCGGTGCCGCGGCGGCACTGTGGCTGCTCGGCGGGGGAGAGGCCGACCGTGCGCTCGCCGAGCGGCTCGTCGCGGCGCATGCGGGGGCGGCCGTGGCGCAGCCCCTCGCGCACAGCGCGCTGCTGCGCGTGGCGGCGGTCCTCGCCTCGCCGCCCCGGCAGGTGGTCGTGATCGGCGAGCCGTCCGATCCGCTCGCCGAGGCCGCTCGGCGGCTCGAGGCCGATGTCACGGCCGTCGTGACGCCGGAGCAGGCGTCGGCGTTCGCGGCGGCCGGATTCGGGCTCTTCGCCGACAAGACGCAGCGGGAGGGCCGTCCCACGGCGTACGACTGCCGCGACTTCTCCTGTCGCCTCCCGGTGACCGATTCGGCGGATCTCGTGCCGTAG
- a CDS encoding glutamyl-tRNA reductase, which yields MLFCLTANHRNTEFDVLDRISRAADSTGADVVAAHDFVRGAVVLATCNRFETYLELDDPVTGGVALAREAVLEAVADSTGTDAAALRDSAVVLSGDDVVRHLFAVSSGLESMVVGEEEISGQVQRALRSARDAGTSSTELEQAFQRAARATREVRARADLAAAGRSLARLALDLADSRVTDWETIPVLLVGTGRYARTTIAALHARGAANVRVYSATGRAAAFAAKYGIRAESDLRDAIAAADIVVTSTARYTVGPADIPDDRPRLVIDLGLPRNVEPAVGELPGIDLLDLELIGRHAALAELGAGAHEVVGSAVATFNAERAAAPAIVAWRTHVQAILDRELSRVRPEEERAAAALRHLAGVLSHGPTMRAREFAAAGRLDEFERALETVFGLEVASALTIVDDDRAAG from the coding sequence ATGTTGTTCTGCCTGACGGCGAACCACCGGAACACCGAGTTCGACGTCCTCGACCGCATATCGAGGGCCGCCGACTCCACCGGAGCCGACGTAGTCGCCGCCCACGATTTCGTGCGCGGCGCCGTCGTGCTGGCCACGTGCAACCGCTTCGAGACGTATCTCGAGCTCGACGACCCCGTGACGGGCGGCGTCGCCCTCGCGCGCGAGGCGGTGCTCGAGGCGGTCGCCGATTCGACGGGAACGGATGCCGCGGCCCTCCGCGATTCGGCCGTCGTCCTGAGCGGAGACGACGTCGTGCGCCACCTGTTCGCCGTGAGCTCGGGCCTGGAGTCGATGGTCGTCGGCGAGGAGGAGATCAGCGGGCAGGTCCAGCGCGCGCTCCGCTCGGCGCGCGACGCCGGCACGAGCAGCACCGAGCTCGAGCAGGCCTTCCAGCGCGCCGCCCGCGCGACCCGCGAGGTGCGGGCGCGCGCCGACCTCGCCGCCGCCGGCCGGTCGCTGGCACGCCTCGCGCTCGACCTCGCCGACTCGCGCGTGACCGACTGGGAGACGATCCCGGTGCTCCTGGTCGGAACGGGGCGGTACGCCCGGACGACGATCGCAGCCCTGCACGCGCGCGGTGCCGCGAACGTGCGGGTCTACTCGGCGACCGGCCGCGCCGCTGCCTTCGCGGCGAAGTACGGGATCCGCGCCGAGAGCGATCTGCGCGACGCGATCGCGGCCGCCGACATCGTCGTCACCTCGACGGCGCGCTACACCGTCGGCCCCGCCGACATCCCCGACGACCGTCCCCGCCTCGTGATCGACCTCGGGCTGCCCCGCAACGTCGAGCCCGCCGTCGGCGAGCTCCCCGGCATCGATCTGCTCGACCTTGAACTGATCGGCCGTCACGCGGCGCTGGCCGAGCTCGGTGCGGGTGCGCACGAGGTCGTCGGCTCCGCCGTCGCGACCTTCAACGCCGAGCGCGCCGCGGCGCCCGCGATCGTCGCGTGGCGCACGCACGTCCAGGCGATCCTCGACCGGGAACTGTCGCGCGTGCGACCCGAGGAGGAGCGCGCGGCGGCGGCGCTGCGGCATCTGGCCGGCGTCCTGTCACACGGGCCGACGATGCGTGCCCGCGAATTCGCCGCGGCGGGCCGGCTCGACGAGTTCGAGCGGGCGCTCGAGACGGTGTTCGGGCTAGAGGTCGCCTCGGCGCTCACGATCGTCGACGACGATCGCGCCGCCGGCTGA
- the hemE gene encoding uroporphyrinogen decarboxylase, whose translation MSSPLSALPTSHPLFDGRTSDSRLVRAARGERPSTLPVWFMRQAGRSLPEYRASRAGTEMLDACLDPELAAEITLQPVRRHGVDAAVFFSDIVVPVLLAGVDVRIVPGRGPVLEEPIRTASDVLRLRPIEPDALEPIAEAVSIVVRELGDTPLVGFGGAPYTLASYLIEGGPSKDQLRARALMRTDPRTWATLLNWCADVTGAFLRTQVEAGASVVQLFDSWAGSLSRNDYQRRVAPHSRRAFDALRGLDVPKIHFGLGMGEMLDLLPPLGADVVGIDWRLPLDEANDRLGGRLPLQGNIDPAFLAGPWDLVEAHVRDVVSRGADAPAHIVNLGHGVPPDTDPDVLTRIVELVHDL comes from the coding sequence GTGTCTTCGCCTCTGAGTGCGCTCCCCACGTCCCATCCGCTCTTCGACGGCCGCACCTCCGACTCCCGGCTGGTGCGCGCCGCACGCGGCGAGCGGCCCTCGACTCTGCCCGTGTGGTTCATGCGTCAGGCCGGTCGCTCCCTGCCGGAGTACCGGGCGAGCCGCGCCGGCACCGAGATGCTCGACGCGTGCCTCGACCCCGAGCTCGCCGCGGAGATCACACTGCAGCCGGTGCGCCGGCACGGCGTGGATGCGGCCGTCTTCTTCAGCGACATCGTCGTGCCGGTCCTTCTGGCGGGGGTCGACGTGCGGATCGTGCCGGGCCGTGGGCCCGTGCTCGAGGAGCCGATCCGCACGGCATCCGACGTCCTCCGCCTGCGGCCGATCGAGCCGGACGCCCTCGAGCCGATCGCGGAGGCCGTCTCGATCGTCGTCCGCGAGCTCGGCGACACCCCGCTCGTCGGCTTCGGGGGCGCGCCGTACACTCTCGCGAGCTATCTCATCGAGGGTGGGCCGTCGAAGGACCAGCTGCGCGCCCGTGCCCTCATGCGCACCGACCCCCGGACGTGGGCGACGCTGCTCAACTGGTGCGCCGACGTGACGGGCGCGTTCCTGCGCACGCAGGTCGAGGCCGGCGCGAGCGTCGTGCAGCTCTTCGACTCGTGGGCCGGTTCGCTGTCGCGGAACGACTACCAGCGCCGCGTCGCCCCGCACTCGCGCCGCGCGTTCGACGCGCTGCGAGGGCTGGACGTGCCGAAGATCCACTTCGGCCTGGGGATGGGCGAGATGCTCGACCTGCTGCCCCCGCTCGGCGCCGACGTCGTCGGCATCGACTGGCGGCTGCCGCTCGATGAGGCGAACGACCGCCTCGGCGGCCGACTGCCCCTGCAGGGCAACATCGATCCCGCGTTCCTCGCCGGTCCGTGGGACCTCGTCGAGGCGCACGTGCGCGACGTCGTCTCGCGCGGCGCCGACGCTCCCGCCCACATCGTCAACCTCGGTCACGGCGTGCCGCCCGACACCGATCCCGACGTGCTGACGCGCATCGTGGAACTCGTGCATGACCTCTGA